Within Eggerthella timonensis, the genomic segment GGCTAGCCTAGGCATTCGTCTCGCGCCGCGCGATCCGATGCTGATGACGCTCTGCCGCACCTGCGCCCAGTCTTTTCGTGATGCCAACAGCTTCACGCTGCGACAAGTCAACTTGAATCAAGACACGAAGGAGCTGTGCACGGTATGCAACATGCACACCGGATACGACTTCGAGGTAACGCGCCTGTAGAACCCGTTTCTCGTAACCATTGGAATACATCGAAGGAGGCCGAGACGAGCGATTCCTCAGAAGAACAAACCATTGCTCGAAACGATTGTCCCAAAGTATCTTACGAGATTGAAGTCGCGGGATGCTCTGCGATTGTATCGTTTGCATCAAATTCTCGCTGCAAACGCGAGCTATCCGAGCTGGTCGGAACATTACTCGAATCGTATGCCCTTGCCCCGCAGGATGCGATCTCCGAAATCGCACCTTTGCCTTGATCGAATGGTCGCCGTAGACTTATCTGTGCTGGACGAGCCAGAGGCGCACCTTGACAAGCGAAAGGACACATCACCGCTCAACCGAGGGCGGGTGATGATATGAAACGAGTTTATTGTCTCTACCGTGTTTCGACTGCTAAGCAGGTAGAGGAAGACGACATCCCGATGCAAAAGCAGTCTTGCCGAGAATTTGTGGATGCGAAACCAGACTGGGTTCTGGCAAAAGAGTTCATGGAAATGGGAGTGTCGGGCTTCAAGGTTTCCGCGAAAGATCGAGATGTCATCCAAGATTTGCAAAAGGCGGCTATTGAGAAGAAGTTCGACGTGCTGCTTGTATTTATGTTTGATCGCATCGGTCGCCGCGAAGACGAAACACCGTTCGTCGTCGAATGGTTCACACAACACGGCATCGAGGTTTGGAGCGTCAAGGAAGGCCAGCAGCGTTTCGATAACCACGTCGACAAACTGCTGAATTACATTCGCTACTGGCAAGCGTCAGGCGAGAGCATTAAAACGTCCATCCGCACGAAAGAGCGCATGGGTCAGATTATCAAGGAAGGTCGATTTAAAGGCGGGGTAGCTCCATACGGCTATCGGCTCGTACACAAAGGCCGGGTAAACAAACGCGGCCATAATGTGTACGACCTAGAAATCGATGAAAAAGAAGCGGCTGTCGTCAGGTTGATCTTCGACCGGCATGCCAATGCCGGAATGGGACCGCAATCTATTGCTGCATTCCTTACAGCCCATGGCATCCTGAACCGCGAGGGGACGAACTTTGTTGCGCCCTCTATCAGGAACATCGTTTCCAATCCCGTATATCGAGGTATTCTCCGTTGCGGTGAAAGCGTTTCGGAGGTGTTCGAGCACCTACGCATCATTGATGACGATACGTATTTCCGTTCCCAAGAGCTAATCAAGCAGAGATCCCAGAAATATCAGGAGCGGAGGCGCATCCCTCGAAAGTTACCGTCCGAGTGTTTGTTAACAGGCAACATCTTTTGTGGTCACTGCGGGGCAAGGCTCATTACCTCTACAGCGGGGGCGAAGCGTGTTCGACCCGATGGCTCTATCGAGAATCGGCGCTGGTGGCGCTATCTTTGCTACAACCGGGTACGGCACAAGGGCGTGTGCTGCGGCCAAACAGCCTATGTCGCTACAAAGGTCGACGAAGCAGTAACCGAAATCGTGCGCGACTTACTGTCCCGCCTGAAACGAGTCCCAGTTTCCACCATCGTTGAAAAGCGATTCGGCGAGGAGGTGGGTAGCCTCGAACACAAGCTGAAGGATGCAAAAACCTCACTTTCCAAGAAAACTGAGGAGCTTGCATCGCTCAAATCGGAAGTTGTCAAAGCCATACGCGGCGAAAGCAGCTTCGATCAAACCCTGTTGAACGAGTTGATTCAAGCAGCGTCTGAGCAAAGGGAAACGAGCGCTCTTTCCGTTGAGAAGATTGAGGAAGAACTGGCCTCATCGAAAAGCAGATTGACTCCACTCAAAGAGCAACACGACCGCTTTGTAAACTGGGCAGATATGTTCGATAGCAGCGATCTGGACACGAGAAGGATGATCGTATGCCAGCTCATCGAAAGCGTCACCGTATCACGCGACTACAAGTTGGACATCAAGTTGGCCGTAACGATGGAGCAGTACATGGAGTGCTTAGAGAACCCCAGCGACTTCGCAGCATGAGCAAAGTCGGTTAAAACAAAAAGCCGGATTCTTTTGTTAAAGAATCCGGCTGTTGATTATGGTGGAGCTTAGGGGATTCGAACCCCCGACCCCCACGTTGCGAACGTGGTGCTCTCCCAGCTGAGCTAAAGCCCCATATCAAGTTGTACACGTGCACTGTTTCCGTGTTTCAGCATTATACCAAAGAGGACGCATACGTTGTGATGGTATACGTACCGCTTGGGCTCCCAGCTGAGCTACATCCCCACGGAGTAATACGCTTTCGCGCGAGGCAATATTTTGCCTGTATTGCGACCGTTTGTCAAATGGCAATTGCCCCCGATTTGAAAAATGCACACGAAAGGGACTTACAGCTCGTTTTCGTCGTCGAGAAACATAGCATCGGCCTCGGCGGCGGAGACGTGCTTGAGAATGTCCCCCGGCTGGCATTTGAGCACTTCGCACAGCATATCGAGCGTGCTGAAGCGAACGGCTCTGATTTTACCGGTTTTGATGCGGGAGAGGTTCACGTTAGTGATCCCCACTTTGTCAGCAAGATCATTCAACGAGATATGCCGATCTGCCATGACCTCGTCGAGATGAAGAACGATTGGCATCGAGCCCACCTACAAGGTTTCGTCCGACAACTTTTGCAGAAGGACGCCGTATTTGAATACGAAAGAGAAGGCGAAGACGACCGCAGCAGCTATAAGAGCGAACAAATCGACCGTCGCGATTGACGGACCAGCCCAATCCTGTCGAGCGAAAGAAGAACAATATGTAATGGCGAACTCCAAAATTGCATACACAAGCAACGCGATCGCCATCAAGCGCAGTCTTCTAACTTGAATCATTGTGAATGGCGAACAGCCTTTTGAAGCATCTGAAAATATTTTTATTAGTGTAACGCACGTTACGGCCATAACCCCACACGAAAAAACATACATGACTAACGCTGGTAGGTTCAAATATCCTATGTTGTTGATGGAATTCGAATCGAATAGAGCGATGGCCATAACAATAATTGTAACAATCCACCATACACAGACAAATGCAAAAACCAGTTTCATGAGCGCACAGATAAGTTTACAAACTTTATTCGTTCTGATAAGCGATGACTCTGTTTCTTTGGCATCGGCATCCATCATTCTAAACCTCTCAAATCACACCGGGATATTACGAGACCTCTTTCATACAGTATGAAAGAGGTCTCGTAAT encodes:
- a CDS encoding DUF2975 domain-containing protein, producing MMDADAKETESSLIRTNKVCKLICALMKLVFAFVCVWWIVTIIVMAIALFDSNSINNIGYLNLPALVMYVFSCGVMAVTCVTLIKIFSDASKGCSPFTMIQVRRLRLMAIALLVYAILEFAITYCSSFARQDWAGPSIATVDLFALIAAAVVFAFSFVFKYGVLLQKLSDETL
- a CDS encoding helix-turn-helix domain-containing protein, whose product is MPIVLHLDEVMADRHISLNDLADKVGITNVNLSRIKTGKIRAVRFSTLDMLCEVLKCQPGDILKHVSAAEADAMFLDDENEL
- a CDS encoding recombinase family protein, whose product is MKRVYCLYRVSTAKQVEEDDIPMQKQSCREFVDAKPDWVLAKEFMEMGVSGFKVSAKDRDVIQDLQKAAIEKKFDVLLVFMFDRIGRREDETPFVVEWFTQHGIEVWSVKEGQQRFDNHVDKLLNYIRYWQASGESIKTSIRTKERMGQIIKEGRFKGGVAPYGYRLVHKGRVNKRGHNVYDLEIDEKEAAVVRLIFDRHANAGMGPQSIAAFLTAHGILNREGTNFVAPSIRNIVSNPVYRGILRCGESVSEVFEHLRIIDDDTYFRSQELIKQRSQKYQERRRIPRKLPSECLLTGNIFCGHCGARLITSTAGAKRVRPDGSIENRRWWRYLCYNRVRHKGVCCGQTAYVATKVDEAVTEIVRDLLSRLKRVPVSTIVEKRFGEEVGSLEHKLKDAKTSLSKKTEELASLKSEVVKAIRGESSFDQTLLNELIQAASEQRETSALSVEKIEEELASSKSRLTPLKEQHDRFVNWADMFDSSDLDTRRMIVCQLIESVTVSRDYKLDIKLAVTMEQYMECLENPSDFAA